A part of Ursus arctos isolate Adak ecotype North America chromosome X, UrsArc2.0, whole genome shotgun sequence genomic DNA contains:
- the CAPN6 gene encoding calpain-6: MGPPLKLFKNQKYQDLKQECIKDSRLFCDPTFLPENDSLFYNRLLPGKVVWKRPQDICDDPRLIVGNISNHQLIQGRLGHKPMVSAFSCLAVHESHWTKTIPNHKEQEWDPRKLDKYAGIFRFRFWHFGEWTEVVIDDLLPTINGDLVFSFSTSMNEFWNALLEKAYAKLLGCYEALDGLTTTDIIVDFTGTLAETVDMQKGRYTELVEEKYKLFGELYKTFTKGGLICCSIESPNQEEQEVETDWGLLKGHTYTMTDIRKIRLGERLLEVFSTEKLYMVRLRNPLGRQEWSGPWSEISEEWQQLTVADRKNLGLVMSDDGEFWMSLEDFCRNFHELSVCRNVNNPIFGRKELESVVGCWTVDDDPLMNRSGGCYNNRDTFLQNPQYIFTVPEDGHKVIMSLQQKDLRTYRRMGRPDNYIIGFELFKVEMNRKFRLHHLYIQERAGTSTYIDTRTVFLSKYLKKGNYVLVPTMFQHGRTSEFLLRIFSEVPVQLRELTLDMPKMSCWNLARGYPKVVTQITVHSAEGLEKKYANETVNPYLVIKCGKEEVRSPVQKNTVHAIFDTQAIFYRRTTDIPIIVQVWNSRKFCDQFLGQVTLDADPSDCRDLKSLYLRKKGGPTAKVKQGHISFKVISSDDLTEL, from the exons ATGGGTCCTCCTCTGAAGCTCTTCAAAAACCAGAAGTACCAGGACCTGAAGCAGGAATGCATCAAAGACAGCAGACTGTTCTGTGACCCGACCTTTCTGCCTGAGAATGATTCGCTTTTCTACAACCGGCTGCTTCCCGGGAAGGTGGTGTGGAAGCGTCCCCAG GACATCTGTGACGATCCCCGTCTGATCGTGGGCAACATCAGCAACCACCAGCTGATCCAAGGGAGACTGGGGCACAAGCCGATGGTGTCTGCGTTTTCCTGTTTGGCCGTTCACGAGTCTCACTGGACAAAG ACAATTCCCAACCATAAGGAACAGGAATGGGATCCTCGAAAACTCGATAAATATGCTGGGATATTTCGCTTCCGTTTCTGGCATTTTGGAGAATGGACTGAGGTGGTGATCGATGACTTGCTGCCCACCATCAATGGAGATCTGGttttctccttctccacctccatGAATGAATTTTGGAATGCTCTACTCGAGAAAGCTTATGCAAA GCTGCTTGGTTGTTATGAAGCCCTCGATGGTTTGACCACCACTGATATCATTGTGGACTTCACTGGCACACTGGCTGAGACTGTTGACATGCAGAAGGGAAGATACACAGAGCTGGTTGAGGAGAAGTACAAGCTGTTCGGGGAGCTGTACAAAACATTTACCAAAGGAGGACTGATCTGTTGCTCCATTGAG TCTCCCAATCAGGAGGAGCAAGAAGTCGAAACTGACTGGGGTCTCCTGAAGGGCCATACCTACACTATGACTGATATTCGCAAGATCCGTCTTGGAGAGAGACTGCTGGAAGTCTTCAGTACTGAGAAGCTCTATATGGTTCGCCTGAGGAACCCCTTGGGACGTCAGGAATGGAGTGGCCCCTGGAGCGAAAT TTCTGAAGAGTGGCAGCAGCTGACTGTGGCCGACCGCAAGAACCTGGGGCTTGTTATGTCTGATGATGGAGAGTTCTG GATGAGCCTGGAGGACTTTTGCCGCAACTTTCACGAGCTGAGTGTCTGCCGCAACGTGAACAACCCGATTTTTGGCCGCAAGGAGCTGGAATCGGTGGTGGGATGCTGGACTGTGGACGATGATCCCCTGATGAACCGCTCAGGGGGCTGCTATAACAATCGTGATACCTTCCTGCAGAATCCCCAG TACATCTTCACCGTGCCCGAGGATGGGCACAAGGTCATCATGTCACTGCAGCAGAAGGACCTGCGTACTTACCGCCGCATGGGAAGACCTGACAATTACATCATCGGCTTTGAGCTCTTCAAG GTGGAGATGAACCGGAAGTTCCGCCTCCACCATCTCTACATCCAAGAGCGTGCTGGGACCTCCACCTACATCGACACCCGCACCGTGTTTCTGAGCAAGTACCTGAAGAAAGGCAACTACGTGCTCGTCCCGACCATGTTCCAACACGGCCGCACCAGCGAGTTTCTCCTGAGAATCTTCTCGGAAGTGCCCGTCCAGCTCAG GGAACTGACTCTGGACATGCCCAAGATGTCCTGCTGGAACCTGGCTCGTGGCTACCCGAAGGTGGTGACCCAGATCACCGTCCATAGCGCAGAGGGCCTGGAGAAGAAGTATGCCAATGAAA CCGTCAATCCGTATTTGGTCATCAAGTGTGGAAAGGAGGAAGTCCGTTCTCCCGTCCAGAAGAATACTGTTCATGCCATTTTTGACACCCAGGCGATTTTCTACAGAAGGACCACTGACATTCCTATTATAGTGCAG GTGTGGAACAGCCGAAAATTCTGTGACCAGTTCCTGGGGCAGGTTACTCTGGATGCTGACCCCAGCGACTGCCGTGATCTAAAATCTCTGTACCTGCGTAAGAAGGGTGGCCCGACTGCCAAAGTCAAGCAGGGCCACATCAGCTTCAAGGTTATTTCCAGCGATGATCTCACTGAGCTCTAA